One segment of Takifugu rubripes chromosome 5, fTakRub1.2, whole genome shotgun sequence DNA contains the following:
- the gspt1l gene encoding G1 to S phase transition 1, like isoform X3, which yields MSTEEPWDQKEAEPDEEEPGGGDRGPEVQAASEELAPEMMEEEEESPVPKVPPTQPDAPRKEHINVVFIGHVDAGKSTIGGQIMYLTGMVDKRTLEKYEREAKEKNRETWYLSWALDTNQEERDKGKTVEVGRAYFETEKKHFTILDAPGHKSFVPNMIGGASQADLAVLVISARKGEFETGFEKGGQTQEHAMLAKTAGVKHLVVLVNKMDDSTVNWSLDRYEECKEKLVPFLKKVGFNPKKDIHFMPCSGMTGANLKDPTDICSWYSGLPFIPYLDSLPNLNRSSDGPVRLPIVDKYKDMGIVILGKLESGSISKAQQLVMMPNRHVVEVLSLLSDDVETDNAGPGENLKLRLKGIEEEEILPGFILCNAENLCHSGRIFDAQIVIIEHKSIICPGYNAVLHIHTCIEEVQIKALICLVDKKTGAKSPKRPRFVKQDQVCIARLRTAGTICLETFKEFPQMGRFTLRDEGKTIAIGKVLKLVDERD from the exons ATGAGCACAGAGGAGCCATGGGACCAGAAAGAGGCTGAGCCAGATGAGGAGGAGCCTGGAGGTGGTGACAGGGGGCCAGAGGTGCAAGCAGCATCAGAGGAGCTTGCtcctgagatgatggaggaggaggaagaatcgCCAGTGCCCAAGGTTCCACCTACCCAACCAGACGCCCCAAGAAAGGAACACATCAATGTTGTGTTTATCGGCCACGTAG ATGCAGGCAAATCCACTATCGGGGGACAGATCAT GTATCTAACAGGCATGGTAGACAAGAGAACTTTAGAGAAATATGAAAGAGAAGCCAAGGAAAAAAATCGTGAAACCTG GTATTTGTCTTGGGCCTTAGACACCAACCAAGAGGAAAGAGACAAAGGGAAGACCGTGGAGGTAGGCCGGGCCTACTTTGAGACAGAGAAAAAGCACTTTACCATCCTAGACGCCCCAGGCCACAAAAGTTTTGTGCCCAATATGATCGGAGGTGCATCACAAGCTGATTTGGCTGTTCTG GTCATCTCAGCACGGAAAGGTGAATTTGAGACTGGCTTTGAAAAGGGCGGACAGACACAGGAACATGCCATGTTGGCCAAAACAGCTGGCGTCAAGCACCTGGTTGTTCTGGTGAATAAAATGGATGATTCTACAGTCAACTGGAGCCTGGATAG ATATGAAGAGTGTAAGGAGAAACTAGTGCCATTTTTGAAGAAAGTGGGTTTTAACCCAAAGAAGGATATTCATTTTATGCCATGCTCTGGAATGACTGGAGCCAACCTGAAGGACCCCACTGACATTTGCTCCTGGTATTC AGGGTTACCCTTCATTCCGTATTTGGACAGTTTGCCAAATTTAAACAGATCAAGTGACGGCCCTGTCAGATTGCCCATCGTAGATAAATACAAG GACATGGGAATAGTGATTCTGGGCAAATTAGAATCAGGCTCCATCAGTAAAGCACAGCAGCTGGTCATGATGCCAAACAGA CATGTTGTGGAGGTGTTAAGTCTTCTGTCAGATGACGTGGAGACAGACAACGCCGGACCTGGGGAGAACCTGAAACTTCGTTTGAAGGGcattgaggaggaggaaatcctACCTGGTTTTATCCTGTGTAATGCTGAGAACCTCTGCCACTCAGGGCGCATCTTTGATGCCCAG ATAGTCATCATTGAACACAAATCCATCATCTGTCCAGGTTACAATGCAGTCCTTCACATTCACACCTGCATTGAAGAAGTGCAAATTAAG GCCTTAATCTGTCTGGTAGACAAAAAGACGGGAGCAAAGAGTCCGAAGAGACCCCGATTTGTGAAACAGGACCAGGTCTGCATTGCCCGTCTGCGCACCGCGGGAACCATTTGCCTCGAGACCTTTAAAGAATTTCCTCAGATGGGACGATTTACTTTGCGAGATGAGG GTAAGACCATCGCCATCGGTAAGGTGCTGAAGCTGGTTGATGAGCGGGACTGA